The DNA sequence GAAATAGATGAAGTGTTTTGTTTCATGAGTCACATAGCTGCCAAAGTTTCTACCCACGATACAATGCCACGTAGGATTGTACTTTTTGTCAAATTCCTGTAAAACAAAAAAGTTAAACATTAGGCAGATAATTAGCTGCATTAAACAAACATTaactaaccaccccctccccccgcaatggCTCATGAGCAATAATAAAATGGTTTCATCTTGGACAAGTACTCCATCGTAATTGTTGATTAAATCTCTCCAGATCTTGCACTAACTAGTTGCTTGTTTGAGTAAAATTGAATAGGTTGCCTCATCTCCATGCTTAATGGTAGATATCTAAAATGATAATGTCCAAAAAATGAACAATAATTGCTCCTTGCCTTAGGTCCAGTAACTTCTAGTTACTGGCTATTGAATCATATTCTAACCAACCAGCACTGCGTTGCGTATGAAAAGTAGCTTTATTTTTAGCATTACTATTCAAAACACCTTCTGGAGATGCAGTAACAATTGGAGAAGAATAATTATGATGCAGTCAGCCACAACAAAGCACATTTCAGTATGTAATGTGCAAGAGCTCTGGTAAAGAACGGTGGTGATTGATTTCTGTAATAGGCCCACGAAACCATTATGATTGGGAAATATAATGGCAGAGGATTTTTGGCTGGAGGACAGAAACATGGGAGTAATTAACTGAATTATTCCCCCTTTCTTTAATCTCCTAAGCCGGAGGGACTGACATCAACACAAGACAGCCAATTAATAGATTTCAATATTGTAAACTGCAATTTGAGGCTCCATTTGCAAAATACACTTTCAAGGTGAGAATTGAGGCAACATTCTCAAATTGGGGGTATTGTAACCATGATAGAATGGATATACAGCTGTTCAGTGAAGTTCAATGACGTGAAGTGGCGTACTTTGGAAGCAATGGTGAAAGAAGTGGAGTAGAAAAGTAAAGGATCTGATTGTTGCACAGATACGAAGGTCATAAAGGCACACAATTTACGGGTTTTTTTTGAACATTAACAAGAGTTCCTGCTGAAcccaaggcaggcagggggtttgggtcttccaaacctgtattactactgggcggcgaacgtggagaaggtgcggagctgggtcagaggggttgattcccagaatggaggagagtttgtcagtgggtcgggattgaaagcactagcaacagcgccgttcccgatagccctggggaaatactcagggagtccggtaataatagtttcattgagaatttggaggcagtttcgccaacactttggcttgggggcagggtcaagggaaatgctgattcgggggaaccacagatttgagccagggaggtgggatggaaatttgtttattggggatcgatttgaaggactgaaggagctggaagctaagtatgggctggagcagggggaaatgtttaggtacatgcaggttcgagattttgccagaaaggagatacagagcttccctggggagccggcctccacagtgctggaggaggtgctgacgacaggagaagggggtagtgtcagcggtttacggggctattttggaagaggaaaaggcaccACAAAGGGATCaaagctaagtgggaggaagagttgggagaggatatggagatggggttctggtgtgaggtgctccggagagtgaatgcctccacctcgtgcatgaggttggggctgatgcagctgaaggtggtacacagagcacacctcacgagggtgaggatgagccgattctttgagggagtggaagctGTGTGTGAACGTTGGGGCGGGGGGgccctaatcacgttcatatgttttggtcctgtccaaagttgggggattactggaaggaggtttttagggtaatttcgaaAGTGGTGCAtgagaaactggacccgggcccccgggtggccatattcagggtgtcggaccagccagggttgaaaACTGGTGTGGAGgcaatgttgtagccttcgcctcgttgatcgcctgaaggctgatcctgatgggttggagagcaacctctccaccctgtggcctggcgtggcgggggggacctgttggaatttttgactcttgagaaggggaagaatggagggggttctacaattcatgggcattattcattatgcactttcaagaactggataacatcgaacattagttgtggaagagttgggggggggggggggcaatgtgtgttaatggtgactatgggtgattcccgattcctttttgtcatttgtttatgtgaacatgcaggctaatgtttggggtttggtgggaggatgggatcgttgttattgatatttgttactgattattgtttattggtgggtgtaaatttgggagaaaatgtgaaaatggagaataaaaaatattttaaaaagagttTGTGCTGAACTTTTTGGTAGGCCACTCGGGCGTATAGTATGTGGCGAAAATCTATTGTAAAATAAAAAAAGTTTACTTTAGATTCACTTGAATGTTACCAGATATGACCTGATCAAAGTTTCAGAATGAGAGTTATAATATTGTTCCTATTGGTTGACCAGGTGGTAATAAGAATCCTGGAAATTTTGAAAGTTCAAAAACAATTGAAAGGAAGATTAGAAAAATATATGGAAGATTAGAAAAATATATGCAGAGTAATTTAGTTGTGGAATTCTCTATATACTTTATTGCAAAAGGGGAATATTTTCCCTTTTGATACAGTGATTCAGAGTGAGCAGGAGATGGAGATAAGGCTGCAGGATAAAACAATGGCATAGACTTTGTGGGTCAAGTGGCTTGTTTCTATggtcatgattctatgaaatagacTCCATGAACAGCTGCTAATGCTTCCACCAAACCATCAGAGACTGGAGGGAATTTAAATGGCAGCCACAAAGGGGTTCAAACCATGATAGATAATCTGTAGTAATTTATTCCTCAACTGATCTAAAATACCAGTTAGTGGTATTCGAAAATGTATAGAACGCATTTAAAATTCTGGAGACTTTTTGTACTCTAAGGCAACTTTTTGTCAGTGTTCATCAAGGCAGTGGGACAAGGTACAGTAGATCTCTACAGCGAAAGCACACATACTGAACGACGGTttaacatctgtggagagatagaGTAAATAACAATCATGGGAAGCAGTTTTGTATTTCCTCCAGCTACAAGTCCTATGAATGGACCAATGTAAAGCCTTGGTATCACAACATAATCTTGAACTATTTTCATGAACAAGAAAAAAACACTGTTTGCTGACAGCAAATTCTTCCAAATAATGAAGTCCTACCACAATCTTTGGGCATTAAGTAGCATCATCGGATCATTATGGTTTAGTTTAATAGCAAGCTAAATACTAGCATCAAACAAATGTCAAAATGTAGGGGACACAAAAATTGGCAGCATGGTTGGTTGAGGAAAAGTGGGCAGAGAAGTGCAATGTGATGCATTTGAGGAGCTCAAACAGAGcaaaggaatacacaataaatgggagaacAGAGGTGTGGAGAAGTAAGGgcaccttggagtgcatgtccacaaatTGCCGAAGGTAGCAAGACCAGTCGATAAGGTAGTTAAAAAGGCATATAGAATACTTTCCATCATTAGCCAAGAcatagaatacaagagtagggaggttatgctggagctataTAAAACATTAGCTAGGCCATAACCTGAGTACTGAATGCAGTTCTTGGCAACTCATTACAGAAAGGATCTAATTGTACCAGAGtactgaagagatttaccaggttgccAGTACtgaaaaattgcagctatgaggaaagaacGACTGGGGGTGTTTCCCTTGGAACAGAGGGGGCTGAGGAATCACATTTGAGGACTGGGGGGCCTGGATAGAAAGCACAAATTTCCTTTAGTAGAGAGATCAGTGTCTAGGGAGGTATAGATTGAAGTCTGAAAGGGAAGATCACAGAATACTAAACTgcagaggaggcccttcagcccatcgagtttgcaccaatgcatgaaatgccctgacctgcccacctaatcccatttgccagcacttgggcccaaagccttgaatgttgtggcataccaagtactttttaaaaggatttgaggcatcccgcctctaccatcctcccagacagtgcattccagactgtcaccactctctggataaaaacGTTGTTCCTCAAATCCCCACTGAACCTCCCTCCCCTCACTTTGAACGTGTACCCCTCAAACTGACCCTACAAGTAAGGGAAACAGCTGCTCTCTGTCCACgccgctcataatcttgtacacttcaatcaggtcacccctctgtCTTTGCTCCAGAGAAAATAAATGAAGCCtatccagcctttcttcataacttaaatgttccatcccaggcaaaattctggtgaatcttctctgcaccacctccagagcaattacatccttcctataatgtggcgatcaaaattgcacagtactccagctgtggtctcatcaaagttctatacaactccaacaggacctccctgcttttgtaatctatgccctgattgataaaagtgagtgtcccacatgcccttttcaccaccctattaacctgcccttatgCCTTCCGAGAtcttggacaaacacgccaagatccctttgttcttctgaacttcccagtgtcagacctttcacagtatacttccttgtcaaattacttctTCCAAGTGTATCATCtcaacacttttcagggttaaattccatctgtcacttatccgcccatttgaccatcccgtctatatcatcctgtaacccaagacactccacCTCACTTAACCACCCAGCCACtgggtcatccgcaaacttactgattctCCCCCCCCATAGTCATTTATAGAACTGAGGAAGAAAATGTCATCCAGAAGGTGGCAGGGGTCCAGAACTCATGAATGCCTAAAAACATATCTGTGTTCATCATGTCAGAGGAGAAACGTTTATCAAATCTTAAATTCCAAATTGCTTATAAATCCAACTCTGTTTACAGGTGGATACAGGAACAACTCGGCTCTTATTTTAGGACACAGACTTGTTATTCTAAATTCAATTCCAGTAcattttataccagtctgccaatTGATTTTGCAGTCCATTATTACTAAGTCAGATAGGCTTGGCTGACTCCAAAACATGAGCAGTATTTCTGCAGGGCAGAAAAGGCCTGCTCTCAACAATATTATCTCCAACCCAATTAGCTTATAGTCTATGGTAGCAATGTCCTCACCTTCTTGATGTAAGCTGCTATGTCTTTTTCAATATTATACTTCTCTAGTGCCTGGGTAGCACATTCCACAGCTTCCTGCTGCATGTCTTCAGACATGTCAGCATTCTTAATGACAGCTTTTCTTTCAGACATGGTTTTACCTGGCAGAAACCAAAAATAAATGTTAATTACAAAAGGAATCAAGCAACTGAACATATCCAGAACTGAAGTGGACACTAGAAGCCAGAAAAAATGAATGCTGGCCACTGTCCCCATAAATGGGGAGACCAGGTTGGTGTTTCAGACATGGATCCTTAATTTCCAAAAAGATTGCTTCCTGTCCTATGGAGCATCAATCAGATGGATGGGTTACAAACATATTAAAATGATATTGCCTGCCTGATTCTCAACACACCAGAAACCGAATGCATACAAAAAAGGTACGTGGATTGAGTTCAACCATTctacaaatgcatttttaaaagaAATGGAAATTATTTCAGTAAATGGTTCACTTATTTGTCCCTCCAACAAATCAGTTCCAATCTATCCCATGTCTCAACATTTAAATTCCTCCAGTGTCATTCGCCATACAATGAACTGCCAAGGCCTCAAGCTCGAGAATTTTACCCCTCTTTCTTCCTTAAACATGctccttgtcccctctctccccccgccccaatCCCTAAGAGGGTCGAGGAAGCAGGGGCCCTTTTCCAagagggggaggatggaggggggaagagagaggatagAGGGGAGACAAGAGACTGGGAATGGGGAGCAAGAAAGAGGCAGGATGGGAGAACTGGCTCGATGGAAGGCGGCAGTTTCTCCCCAGAAGGGTTTTTGCCTCCATCCTTTCCCTACAGGAGAAAAAACACTTTCAAACATGAAATATCGCCTTATCGCGCCCGCCCTGCCTCCAGGGGAATTATTTTTCCTCCCCGATGTCTTTAACGAGTGACACCCAGAAATCGGGCCATGTGCGAACACTCACTGGTTTAACAAATCCCCACCTAAGGTCAGTGAGCAGCGACACGAGGTCTCCTCAGCCTAGTCCCTGCCGTGCCCGCTCCTCCCGTGCAACCGAATGGAGCCGCCAGTGACCCCCGGGCACCGTCACATAGCGGCCCCGCCCCTCACCATTGGCCGGCTCTCAGCCGCACCGCGCGCCCATTGGCCGCGCCGCTCAATAAGACCGTCGGCTTTTGCCGCAGCGTTTTGTTTCAGCCCGGCATGCAGCGCGCGGCGGTAGCAGAGGAAGGTGGTGGGATACGGGCACTGGAGAGCAAAGGGGATGGGAGGGGCCAAaggggcaggggtgggaggggccaaaggggcaggggccaaaggggcaggggtgggaggggccaaaggggcaggggtgggaggggccaaaggggcaggggtgggaggggccaaaggggcagggggtgggaggagccaaaggggcaggggtgggaggagccaaaggggcaggggtgggaggggccaaaggggcaggggtgggaggggccaaaggggcaggggtgggaggggccaaaggggcaggggtgggaggggccaaaggggcaggggtgggaggggccaaaggggcaggggtgggaggggcCAAAGGGGCAGGGAGGGGCCAAAGGGGCAGGGAGGGGCCAAAGGGGCAGGGAGGGGCCaaaggggcaggggatgggggggcgaaaggggcaggggatgggggggggagaaaggggcaggggatggggggggggagaaaggggcaggggatgggggggggagaaaggggcaggggatgggggggggagaaaggggcaggggatgggggggggagaaaggggcaggggatggggggggagaaaggggcaggggatggggggggagaaaggggcagggtatgggggggggagaaaggggcagggtatggggggggtgaaaggggcagGGTATGGGGGGGTGAAAGGGGCAGGGTAtggaggggagaaagaggcagggcatgggggagaaagaggcagggcatgggggagaaagaggcagggcatgggggagaaagaggcagggcatgggg is a window from the Scyliorhinus torazame isolate Kashiwa2021f chromosome 1, sScyTor2.1, whole genome shotgun sequence genome containing:
- the LOC140409224 gene encoding dynein light chain 2, cytoplasmic-like, whose product is MSERKAVIKNADMSEDMQQEAVECATQALEKYNIEKDIAAYIKKEFDKKYNPTWHCIVGRNFGSYVTHETKHFIYFYLGQVAILLFKSG